In one Tessaracoccus palaemonis genomic region, the following are encoded:
- the trhA gene encoding PAQR family membrane homeostasis protein TrhA → MDITLPTLPAKPKLRGWLHLGMAPLVFITGLVFTIFAPTLDARIGCGVYTLAAVQLFGTSAVYHRGNWSVRALGIFRRVDHSNIFIFIAGTYTPLALTMLTGPSRWSLLILIWSIALLGVAFRIVWLSAPRWLYTMLYVAMGWAALGWLNQFWAAGGPAVVVLLLAGGLVYSLGAVAYATKRPALSPTWFGFHEVFHSCTIVAAVLHAVAIGLAVFG, encoded by the coding sequence ATGGACATCACCCTCCCCACCCTGCCGGCCAAGCCGAAGCTGCGCGGCTGGCTGCACCTCGGCATGGCCCCGCTGGTCTTCATCACGGGGCTGGTCTTCACCATCTTCGCGCCCACGCTCGACGCCAGGATCGGCTGCGGCGTCTACACACTGGCCGCCGTCCAGCTGTTCGGCACCAGCGCCGTCTACCACCGCGGCAACTGGTCGGTCCGCGCGCTCGGCATCTTCCGACGCGTCGACCACTCGAACATCTTCATCTTCATCGCGGGTACCTACACGCCGCTCGCCCTGACGATGCTGACCGGCCCGTCGCGCTGGAGCCTGCTCATCCTGATCTGGTCCATCGCGCTGCTCGGCGTCGCGTTCCGCATCGTCTGGCTCAGCGCCCCACGCTGGCTCTACACCATGCTGTACGTCGCGATGGGTTGGGCGGCGCTGGGTTGGTTGAATCAGTTCTGGGCAGCGGGCGGCCCGGCCGTCGTCGTCCTGCTGCTGGCGGGCGGGCTCGTGTACTCCCTGGGCGCCGTCGCGTACGCCACCAAGAGACCGGCCCTGTCCCCGACCTGGTTCGGCTTCCACGAGGTCTTCCACTCCTGCACCATCGTCGCCGCCGTCCTGCACGCCGTGGCGATCGGGCTGGCGGTCTTCGGCTGA
- a CDS encoding isoprenyl transferase yields MSWYASLANRWWPPRWLYATYERSVLGHLDRSALPRHVAVLADGNRRWARMNAPGQPLVAGYRAGAERLEEFVEWCDDADLQVITLWVLSTENLQRSQADELGDLLGVIEQLVADLAATKRWRVRAVGALELLPDDVASSLQTSSDSTAGVDGMQVNVAVAYGGRMELRDAVRSLLLEKAAQGRTLEEVAATVDIDEISQHLYTKGQPDPDLIIRTSGEQRLSGFLLWQSAHSEFYFCEALWPDFRRVDFVRALRSYTQRERRFGK; encoded by the coding sequence ATGTCCTGGTATGCGAGCCTCGCGAACAGGTGGTGGCCGCCGCGATGGCTGTACGCCACCTACGAACGAAGCGTGCTCGGGCACCTCGACCGTAGTGCGCTCCCGCGCCACGTCGCCGTGCTCGCCGACGGCAATCGTCGGTGGGCCCGCATGAACGCCCCCGGCCAGCCGCTGGTCGCGGGCTACCGGGCCGGCGCAGAGCGGCTCGAGGAGTTCGTCGAGTGGTGCGACGACGCCGATCTGCAGGTCATCACATTGTGGGTGTTGAGCACCGAGAACCTGCAGCGCTCCCAGGCGGACGAGTTGGGCGACCTGCTCGGCGTCATCGAGCAGCTCGTGGCGGACCTCGCGGCCACGAAGCGGTGGCGGGTTCGCGCCGTCGGGGCGCTCGAGCTGCTGCCCGACGATGTGGCCTCCTCGCTGCAGACCTCGTCGGACTCGACGGCGGGCGTCGACGGGATGCAGGTCAACGTCGCGGTGGCCTACGGAGGCCGCATGGAGCTGCGCGACGCCGTGCGCTCGCTGCTGCTGGAGAAGGCGGCCCAGGGCAGGACCCTCGAGGAGGTGGCCGCCACCGTCGACATCGACGAGATCTCGCAGCACCTCTACACCAAGGGCCAGCCCGACCCCGACCTGATCATCCGCACGTCGGGCGAGCAGCGGCTGTCCGGGTTCCTGCTGTGGCAGTCGGCGCACAGCGAGTTCTACTTCTGCGAGGCGCTCTGGCCTGACTTCCGGCGCGTCGACTTCGTGCGCGCCCTGCGTTCCTACACGCAGCGCGAGCGTCGCTTCGGCAAGTGA
- a CDS encoding DUF4245 domain-containing protein, producing MAGPNKNARTRDMVISMAVIVIPVLLIMWIFTTPADEGAERVDVAATLAVAQEQSSYPLLVADGLEEDWIPTRVAWALSGQPWITSEPAVGDSWQVGYLSPDDVYYGVQQRDESRAEFISATTREGSLVGEQVEIAGLTWERYESDDERTRSLVSTDGDVTSIVSADTDFVSLEAFAAMLVEVAPTAD from the coding sequence ATGGCAGGACCCAACAAGAACGCCCGCACGCGCGACATGGTCATCTCGATGGCGGTCATCGTCATCCCGGTCCTGCTGATCATGTGGATCTTCACCACGCCCGCCGACGAGGGGGCTGAGCGGGTCGACGTGGCCGCCACCCTTGCCGTCGCGCAGGAGCAGTCGTCGTATCCGCTGCTGGTGGCGGACGGGCTCGAGGAGGACTGGATCCCGACCCGCGTCGCATGGGCACTGTCGGGGCAGCCCTGGATCACATCCGAGCCGGCGGTCGGCGACTCGTGGCAGGTGGGCTACCTGTCGCCAGACGACGTGTACTACGGCGTCCAGCAGCGAGACGAATCGCGTGCGGAGTTCATCAGCGCCACGACCCGGGAGGGATCCCTGGTGGGTGAGCAGGTCGAGATCGCCGGCCTGACGTGGGAGCGCTACGAGAGCGACGACGAGCGGACCCGCAGCCTGGTGTCGACCGATGGGGACGTGACGTCCATCGTCAGCGCCGACACGGACTTCGTATCGCTGGAGGCCTTCGCGGCGATGCTCGTCGAGGTCGCCCCGACAGCGGACTAG
- a CDS encoding exodeoxyribonuclease VII small subunit, whose translation MPEEELTYEQARDELMQVVAKLESGGASLADSMALWQRGEKLADICQGFLDGAREQVAKRQAEDAEDSD comes from the coding sequence ATGCCTGAGGAAGAACTCACCTACGAACAGGCCCGCGACGAGCTGATGCAGGTCGTCGCGAAGCTGGAGTCCGGCGGGGCCTCGCTGGCCGACTCCATGGCGTTGTGGCAACGCGGGGAGAAGCTGGCGGACATCTGCCAGGGATTCCTCGACGGGGCCAGGGAACAGGTCGCCAAGCGCCAGGCGGAGGACGCGGAGGACTCCGACTAG
- the xseA gene encoding exodeoxyribonuclease VII large subunit: MALENSRERPQPLGRVIGAVKGWVGRCGDIWVDAQVVEIKRRSGATQYLTFRDRTADMSARVTVSAFVLDAAGPLPEGSRVTARVRPRVWERSASLTFECLELHVAGEGRLLAQLEQRRRKLQAEGLFDDYRKKRLPALPRVIGLVTGKDSDAERDVVTNIARRWPAAQIRVRHALVQGPTSAESVMTALAALDADAEVDVIIIARGGGSLEDLLSFSDEGLVRAVAAARTPVVSAIGHEADVPLLDYVADVRASTPTDAAKRVVPDRNDELMHLSQARLRLGRALEHRLSREQAWLEQQRSRPVMLDPTSAFAAHYARLDHLRHRLDTAIERHLTAQEADLRSAVSTIRALSPKRTLERGYAVLVDASGGSVSSTADASAGERIEAYLSDGTLTLDVVATTPKEQHA; this comes from the coding sequence ATGGCGCTGGAGAACTCCCGCGAGCGGCCGCAGCCGCTGGGCCGCGTCATCGGCGCGGTCAAGGGCTGGGTCGGGCGCTGCGGAGATATCTGGGTCGACGCTCAGGTCGTCGAGATCAAACGGCGCAGCGGCGCGACACAGTACCTGACCTTCCGCGACCGGACCGCGGACATGTCCGCCCGGGTGACCGTGTCCGCCTTCGTGCTCGACGCCGCGGGCCCCCTGCCGGAGGGCTCACGTGTGACGGCCCGGGTCCGACCCCGTGTCTGGGAGCGGAGCGCCTCCCTCACCTTCGAATGCCTCGAGCTGCACGTGGCAGGCGAGGGCAGGCTCCTGGCCCAGCTGGAGCAGCGCCGCCGCAAGCTCCAGGCCGAGGGGCTGTTCGACGACTATCGAAAGAAGCGTCTCCCGGCCCTCCCCCGCGTGATCGGGCTCGTGACGGGCAAGGACTCCGACGCCGAGCGCGACGTCGTGACCAACATCGCCCGACGCTGGCCCGCCGCACAGATCCGCGTCCGGCACGCCCTCGTGCAGGGGCCGACGTCCGCAGAGTCTGTCATGACGGCGCTCGCGGCCCTCGATGCCGACGCGGAGGTCGACGTCATCATCATCGCCCGCGGCGGCGGCTCGCTGGAGGACCTGCTCTCGTTCTCCGACGAGGGGCTCGTCCGCGCCGTCGCCGCGGCCCGGACCCCCGTCGTGAGCGCCATCGGTCACGAGGCCGACGTCCCGCTGCTCGACTACGTCGCCGACGTGCGCGCCTCGACCCCCACCGACGCAGCCAAACGCGTCGTGCCCGATCGCAACGACGAACTCATGCACCTCTCCCAGGCGCGGCTGCGCCTCGGCCGGGCGCTGGAGCACAGGCTCTCCCGCGAGCAGGCATGGCTCGAACAGCAGCGCTCGCGGCCCGTGATGCTCGACCCGACCAGCGCGTTCGCGGCCCACTACGCCCGTCTCGACCACCTCCGCCACCGGCTCGACACGGCGATCGAGCGACACCTCACCGCGCAGGAAGCGGACCTCCGATCCGCCGTCTCGACCATCCGCGCGCTGTCCCCCAAGCGCACCCTGGAGCGCGGCTACGCCGTGCTCGTCGACGCCTCGGGCGGGTCGGTCTCCAGCACCGCCGACGCCTCCGCGGGCGAGCGCATCGAGGCCTACCTCTCCGACGGAACCCTTACGCTCGACGTCGTCGCCACCACCCCCAAGGAGCAGCATGCCTGA
- a CDS encoding 4-hydroxy-3-methylbut-2-enyl diphosphate reductase → MTSTSETSKRVVVAAPRGYCAGVDRAVVTVEKALDLYGPPVYVRKQIVHNKHVVETLEHRGAVFVEELDEVPEGATVVFSAHGVSPAVHAEAAERHLKTIDATCPLVTKVHHEAKRFAKENTQILLIGHGGHEEVEGTMGEAPESTTLVQSPADVEHVELPEGTNVAWLSQTTLSVDETMETVTRLREKFPLLMDPPSDDICYATQNRQLAVKQIASAGCDLMIVVGSQNSSNSVRLVEVALEAGAKASYRVDNAGEIDPAWLEGVDTVGVTSGASVPDDLVQGVLNFLQERGFPAAVEERLTEETLTFALPPELRKDLRRAVKH, encoded by the coding sequence ATGACCAGCACCAGTGAGACCAGCAAGCGCGTCGTCGTCGCGGCCCCCCGCGGGTACTGCGCGGGCGTCGACAGGGCCGTCGTCACCGTCGAGAAGGCGCTGGACCTGTACGGCCCGCCGGTCTACGTGCGCAAGCAAATCGTGCACAACAAGCACGTCGTCGAGACCCTCGAGCATCGCGGCGCGGTCTTCGTCGAGGAGCTCGACGAGGTTCCCGAGGGCGCGACCGTCGTGTTCTCCGCTCACGGCGTGTCTCCCGCCGTGCACGCCGAGGCGGCCGAGCGGCACCTCAAGACCATCGACGCCACCTGCCCGCTGGTGACGAAGGTGCACCACGAGGCGAAGAGGTTCGCCAAGGAGAACACGCAGATCCTGCTCATCGGCCACGGCGGCCACGAGGAGGTCGAGGGCACCATGGGCGAGGCGCCGGAGAGCACGACGCTGGTGCAGTCCCCCGCCGACGTCGAGCACGTCGAGCTCCCCGAGGGCACGAACGTCGCCTGGCTGAGTCAGACCACGCTGTCGGTCGACGAGACGATGGAGACCGTGACCCGGCTGCGGGAGAAGTTCCCGCTGCTGATGGATCCGCCGTCTGACGACATCTGCTACGCCACGCAGAACCGCCAGCTGGCCGTCAAGCAGATCGCCAGCGCCGGCTGCGACCTGATGATCGTCGTCGGCTCCCAGAACTCGTCGAACTCAGTCCGCCTGGTCGAGGTCGCCCTCGAGGCGGGGGCCAAGGCCTCCTACCGCGTCGACAACGCCGGCGAGATCGACCCCGCGTGGCTCGAGGGCGTGGACACCGTCGGCGTCACGAGCGGCGCGTCGGTCCCCGACGACCTGGTCCAGGGTGTGCTGAACTTCCTCCAGGAGCGCGGTTTCCCGGCCGCGGTCGAGGAACGCCTGACGGAGGAGACCCTCACCTTCGCGCTGCCCCCGGAGCTCCGCAAGGATCTCCGCCGCGCCGTCAAGCACTGA
- the ilvA gene encoding threonine ammonia-lyase IlvA, whose amino-acid sequence MSLLTDLAAQIPDALTRLADVTRPTPVHLDPRLTKATGSQIWLKREDLQPVRSYKLRGAYNLMAQLSPEEKAAGVVCASAGNHAQGVAYSAAALGVRATIVVPLTTPRQKRDRIQDLGDGFINLVYHGATYDAASEEATRLAVEEGMAPVPAFNDPRTAAGQGTIIVEAIEQLGFVPDVVVLPIGGGGLVAGVSAWLRTHHPEVRIVGVEPEGAPCMAAAISAGHPVTLKEIDTFVDGAAVRRAGDFTFEVVREAGIELTRVPEGQICTEMLAMYQTDGIIAEPAGALAAAALPTGGVGPRVAITPGSRVLVLVSGGNNDVSRYGEIVERSLIHEGRKRYFLIEFPQQPGALRSFLDSVLGPEDDITFFEYIKRNNRDTGPALVGVELGNPSDYRFLVERIEASGMEAHEVAYDSPYFQFLV is encoded by the coding sequence ATGAGCCTCCTCACCGATCTCGCCGCGCAGATCCCCGACGCCCTCACGCGGCTGGCGGATGTCACCCGGCCCACCCCGGTGCACCTTGACCCGCGCCTGACGAAGGCGACGGGGTCGCAGATCTGGCTTAAGCGTGAAGATCTCCAACCCGTGCGGTCGTACAAGCTGCGCGGCGCCTACAACCTCATGGCGCAGCTCAGCCCCGAGGAGAAGGCTGCCGGTGTCGTCTGCGCATCCGCGGGCAACCACGCCCAGGGCGTCGCGTACTCCGCTGCCGCACTCGGGGTCCGGGCCACCATCGTCGTTCCCCTGACGACGCCCCGGCAGAAGCGCGACCGCATCCAAGATCTCGGCGACGGCTTCATCAACCTCGTCTACCACGGAGCCACCTACGACGCCGCCTCCGAGGAGGCCACCCGCCTCGCCGTCGAGGAGGGCATGGCTCCCGTACCGGCATTCAACGACCCCCGCACGGCCGCCGGCCAGGGCACGATCATCGTGGAGGCCATCGAGCAGCTGGGCTTCGTGCCCGACGTGGTGGTCCTGCCCATCGGTGGCGGCGGGCTGGTCGCCGGGGTCAGCGCCTGGCTCCGGACCCACCACCCCGAGGTCCGCATCGTCGGCGTCGAGCCCGAGGGCGCCCCCTGCATGGCGGCCGCCATCTCCGCCGGTCACCCGGTGACGCTCAAGGAGATCGACACCTTCGTCGACGGCGCCGCCGTCCGTCGGGCCGGCGACTTCACGTTCGAGGTCGTGCGCGAGGCGGGCATCGAACTCACCCGAGTCCCTGAGGGGCAGATCTGCACCGAGATGCTCGCGATGTACCAGACCGACGGCATCATCGCCGAGCCTGCCGGCGCCCTGGCCGCGGCCGCGCTGCCCACGGGCGGAGTCGGGCCGAGGGTGGCGATCACGCCAGGTTCACGGGTGCTTGTGCTGGTCTCGGGCGGCAACAACGACGTGTCGCGCTACGGCGAGATCGTCGAGCGGTCGCTGATCCATGAGGGTCGCAAGCGCTACTTCCTGATCGAGTTCCCTCAGCAGCCGGGCGCGCTGCGGTCCTTCCTCGACTCCGTGCTCGGGCCGGAGGACGACATCACGTTCTTCGAGTACATCAAGCGCAACAACCGCGACACCGGCCCCGCCCTGGTGGGCGTCGAGCTGGGCAACCCGAGCGACTATCGATTCCTGGTGGAGCGCATCGAGGCATCTGGCATGGAGGCACACGAGGTGGCCTACGACAGCCCGTACTTCCAGTTCCTGGTGTGA
- the rmuC gene encoding DNA recombination protein RmuC, giving the protein MDALTIVIALLTLIIGAVGGFLFGRRGQSGTAAEPDARALTDARQDAATARAEASRAREESAMVKAEIAQHLADKADLRTLAEEARRLVAEAHAETSRVAANVAALTAERDAAREKAAEQAADRETLLNQFKVLSAESLERQGKQADAAAEQRLKATEQLVAPLTDGLKQMQEKLQTVETTRARMAAELGEQVKVVRESGEAIRRETTTLSNALRTPQVRGAWGEQSLRRIVEISGLSERCDFDTQTTYQSEEGPFRPDLRVNLPSDKVIFVDSKAPLQAALDAYNTADEAEQREHFARFARHVRAHIDQLSAKGYWQLDLGSPEFVVLYLPSDEIYRLALEQLPDLHEYATRKHIVLSSPGLLIPMLQVVANGWKQVALATTAQEISALGRELYKRLATLGSHFDKLGRSLTATVKSYNSAVATLETRVMVQARRFRDLQVTDEELGDLDPITESTRQLAVTEMINYAEERERERGLLAADDPDLDVRAPQQLRGIEQAGA; this is encoded by the coding sequence ATGGACGCACTGACCATCGTGATCGCGCTGCTCACCCTCATCATCGGCGCCGTGGGCGGATTCCTGTTCGGCCGACGGGGGCAGTCCGGCACCGCCGCCGAGCCGGATGCGCGGGCGCTGACCGACGCGCGCCAGGACGCGGCCACCGCCCGCGCCGAGGCAAGCCGCGCACGCGAGGAGTCGGCCATGGTCAAAGCCGAGATCGCGCAGCATCTGGCAGACAAGGCGGATCTCAGGACACTGGCGGAGGAGGCCCGTCGGCTCGTGGCGGAGGCGCACGCCGAGACCTCGCGCGTCGCGGCGAACGTCGCGGCGCTGACGGCGGAGCGGGACGCGGCCCGCGAGAAGGCGGCCGAGCAGGCTGCCGACCGCGAGACGCTCCTGAACCAGTTCAAGGTGTTGTCCGCCGAGTCGCTGGAGCGCCAGGGCAAGCAGGCCGACGCGGCCGCCGAGCAGCGGCTGAAGGCCACCGAGCAGCTCGTCGCCCCGCTGACCGACGGGCTCAAGCAGATGCAGGAGAAGCTGCAGACTGTGGAGACCACCCGCGCCCGCATGGCGGCGGAGCTGGGCGAGCAGGTGAAGGTAGTGCGCGAGTCCGGTGAGGCCATCCGCCGGGAGACCACGACGCTGAGCAACGCGCTCCGCACGCCGCAGGTCCGCGGCGCGTGGGGCGAGCAGTCGCTCCGCAGGATCGTCGAGATCTCGGGGCTGTCGGAACGCTGCGACTTCGACACGCAGACCACCTACCAGTCCGAGGAGGGGCCGTTCCGCCCCGATCTCCGCGTCAACCTGCCCAGCGACAAGGTCATCTTCGTCGACTCCAAGGCCCCCCTGCAGGCGGCCCTCGATGCCTACAACACTGCTGACGAGGCCGAACAGCGCGAACATTTCGCCCGCTTCGCCCGCCACGTCCGCGCCCACATCGACCAGCTCTCCGCAAAGGGCTACTGGCAGCTGGATCTGGGGTCGCCCGAGTTCGTCGTGCTGTACCTGCCGTCGGACGAGATCTACCGCCTGGCGCTCGAGCAGTTGCCCGACCTCCACGAGTACGCCACGCGTAAGCACATCGTGCTGTCGAGCCCCGGCCTGCTGATCCCGATGTTGCAGGTGGTCGCGAACGGCTGGAAGCAGGTGGCGCTAGCCACGACGGCTCAGGAGATCTCCGCACTCGGGCGCGAGCTCTACAAGAGGCTGGCCACGCTCGGCTCGCATTTCGACAAGCTGGGCCGCTCGCTCACCGCGACGGTGAAGAGCTACAACAGCGCCGTCGCCACCCTCGAGACCCGAGTGATGGTCCAGGCCCGACGTTTCCGCGACCTGCAGGTTACCGACGAGGAACTTGGCGATCTCGATCCCATCACGGAGTCGACGCGTCAGCTGGCCGTCACCGAGATGATCAACTACGCGGAGGAAAGGGAACGCGAGCGCGGCCTGCTGGCAGCCGACGATCCCGACCTGGATGTGCGCGCCCCTCAGCAGCTGCGCGGCATCGAACAGGCCGGGGCCTGA
- a CDS encoding M18 family aminopeptidase, translating to MLGTALEHIDDLADFVSVSPTSYHAADQIAVRLRLAGFEGVDPTRPFGDVTGRRFVLREGAVIAWVAPETVRAETGFRIVGTHTDSPAFKVKPGPLLRSAGWTGIGVEIYGGPLINSWLDRDLGLAGRIVTRDGQAHLVRTGPIARIPQLAIHLDRGANDGLKLDRQAHTQPIVALDLKQPLLETLCALAGVAVEDAVATDLFTFDTQRPAVIGVEREFFASARLDNLLSTHAALTAMESLTATDDVAVFAAFDHEEVGSATATGAAGPILGDVLERIAAGYGLGLDETRAMYARSSCVSADCGHVVHPNYAGKHDPVNQPLPNSGPLLKINASQRYATDAIGTAIWVNACEKAGVPTQPFVSNNDVPCGSTIGPITATRLGIRTVDVGAGLLSMHSAREMCGVEDPWFTARAMEAYWAG from the coding sequence ATGCTCGGAACTGCCCTCGAACACATCGACGACCTTGCCGACTTCGTGTCGGTCTCGCCCACCAGCTACCACGCAGCCGATCAGATTGCCGTGCGGCTGCGGCTCGCAGGTTTCGAGGGGGTCGACCCGACCCGCCCCTTCGGCGACGTGACCGGCCGACGCTTCGTCCTGCGCGAGGGCGCCGTCATTGCCTGGGTGGCCCCCGAGACGGTCAGGGCCGAGACGGGCTTCCGCATTGTCGGCACCCACACCGATTCCCCCGCCTTCAAGGTCAAGCCAGGGCCGCTGCTGCGCTCGGCGGGGTGGACGGGAATCGGGGTCGAGATCTACGGAGGGCCGCTCATCAACTCGTGGCTCGACAGGGACCTCGGCCTCGCTGGGCGCATCGTCACCCGCGACGGGCAGGCGCACCTCGTGAGGACGGGCCCGATCGCGCGCATTCCGCAGCTCGCCATCCATCTCGACCGCGGCGCCAACGACGGTCTGAAGCTCGACCGCCAGGCCCACACGCAGCCGATCGTCGCCCTCGACCTCAAGCAGCCGCTGCTCGAGACGCTGTGCGCGCTCGCCGGCGTGGCGGTGGAGGACGCCGTCGCGACCGACCTGTTCACCTTCGACACCCAGCGGCCGGCGGTCATCGGCGTCGAGCGCGAGTTCTTCGCCTCGGCGCGCCTGGACAACCTGTTGTCCACGCATGCGGCCCTGACCGCCATGGAGTCGCTGACAGCCACCGATGACGTGGCGGTATTCGCAGCCTTCGACCACGAGGAGGTCGGCTCCGCGACGGCGACCGGCGCGGCCGGGCCGATTCTCGGTGACGTGCTCGAACGCATTGCCGCCGGTTATGGCCTCGGCCTCGACGAGACCCGCGCCATGTACGCGCGGTCCTCCTGCGTCTCCGCCGACTGCGGACACGTCGTCCACCCGAACTACGCGGGCAAGCATGATCCGGTGAACCAGCCGCTCCCCAACAGTGGTCCACTGCTGAAGATCAACGCCAGCCAGCGTTACGCCACCGACGCCATCGGCACGGCCATCTGGGTCAACGCGTGTGAGAAGGCCGGGGTGCCGACGCAACCCTTCGTCTCGAACAACGACGTGCCCTGCGGGTCGACGATCGGCCCCATCACGGCGACCAGGCTCGGCATCAGGACCGTCGACGTCGGCGCCGGGCTGCTGAGCATGCACTCTGCCCGCGAGATGTGTGGGGTTGAGGACCCGTGGTTCACCGCACGCGCCATGGAGGCCTACTGGGCGGGCTGA
- a CDS encoding MarR family winged helix-turn-helix transcriptional regulator, with amino-acid sequence MATVDQMLCFALYSASRATTQAYRRLLEPWGLTYPQYLVLVELWDRGELSVRELGDDLGLDSGTLSPLLKRMEVAGFVTRTRQADDNRVVVVAPTARAEELRTEMLVVPTELIRCTGVTADGIADLVGRLHELTDRLATATSTDSPELQTAAPSNER; translated from the coding sequence GTGGCAACAGTTGACCAGATGCTCTGCTTCGCGCTCTACTCCGCGAGTCGCGCGACGACCCAGGCGTACCGTCGCCTGCTCGAGCCCTGGGGGCTGACCTACCCGCAGTACCTGGTGCTCGTCGAGCTCTGGGATCGGGGGGAGCTGTCGGTCCGCGAGCTGGGCGACGACCTTGGCCTCGACTCGGGGACGCTCTCGCCGCTGCTCAAGCGGATGGAGGTCGCCGGGTTCGTCACGAGGACCCGACAGGCCGACGACAACCGCGTTGTCGTCGTCGCCCCGACAGCCCGCGCCGAGGAGCTGCGCACCGAGATGCTCGTGGTCCCGACGGAGCTCATCCGCTGCACCGGCGTGACCGCCGACGGGATCGCCGACCTCGTCGGCCGACTCCACGAGCTCACCGACAGGCTCGCAACCGCCACATCCACTGACTCACCGGAACTGCAGACCGCGGCTCCGTCGAACGAAAGGTGA
- a CDS encoding organic hydroperoxide resistance protein: MQAIYTIEALATGDGRNGHVASADGLVNTDVRVPKEMGGTGGAPNPEMLFAAGYAACFHSALQAVARAQKVAIHDTSVGARVGIGSNGQGGFQLAVDLEVVIPDVPKEQAQALADAAHQVCPYSNATRGNIEVNVTVSDD; this comes from the coding sequence ATGCAGGCCATTTACACCATCGAGGCCCTCGCAACCGGCGACGGCCGCAACGGCCACGTCGCATCCGCCGACGGGCTGGTCAACACCGACGTGCGCGTCCCCAAGGAGATGGGCGGCACGGGCGGCGCCCCGAACCCCGAGATGCTGTTCGCCGCCGGCTACGCCGCCTGCTTCCACAGCGCGCTGCAGGCCGTCGCCCGCGCGCAGAAGGTCGCGATCCACGACACCTCCGTCGGCGCCCGCGTCGGCATCGGCTCCAACGGCCAGGGCGGCTTCCAGCTCGCCGTCGACCTCGAGGTCGTCATCCCCGACGTGCCCAAGGAGCAGGCCCAGGCGCTGGCCGACGCCGCCCACCAGGTGTGCCCCTACTCCAACGCGACCCGCGGCAACATCGAGGTGAACGTCACCGTCTCCGACGACTGA
- the ychF gene encoding redox-regulated ATPase YchF: MALTIGIVGLPNAGKSTLFNALTRNDVLAANYPFATIEPNVGVVGVPDERLPALARVFSSERIVPATVSFVDIAGIVKGASQGEGMGNAFLANIREADAICQVTRVFDDEDVTHVDGKVDPASDIDTITTELILADLATVEKALPRIEKEARIKKESQPKAAAFKEAKDALESGKGVRTAGLDLEPLYELHLLTAKPYLYVFNCDQDELVDEDLKARMRDLVAPNEAIFLDAKFESELVEMDADEARDFLAEMGVEEPGLDVLARVGYDTLGLQSYLTAGPKEARGWTIRKGATAPEAAGVIHTDFQKGFIKAEVVSFDDLVAAGSMAAAKSAGKVRLEGKDYVMADGDVVEFRFNV; this comes from the coding sequence GTGGCACTCACTATCGGAATCGTCGGCCTCCCCAACGCCGGCAAGTCGACCCTGTTCAACGCGCTGACCCGCAACGACGTCCTCGCGGCGAACTACCCGTTCGCGACGATCGAGCCGAACGTCGGCGTCGTCGGCGTCCCCGACGAGCGCCTCCCCGCGCTCGCGAGAGTGTTCAGCTCCGAGCGCATCGTGCCCGCCACCGTGAGCTTCGTCGACATCGCCGGCATCGTGAAGGGCGCCTCGCAGGGCGAGGGTATGGGCAACGCCTTCCTCGCCAACATCCGTGAGGCCGACGCCATCTGCCAGGTCACGCGCGTCTTCGACGACGAGGACGTCACGCACGTCGACGGCAAGGTCGACCCCGCCAGCGACATCGACACCATCACCACCGAGCTGATCCTCGCCGACCTCGCCACCGTCGAGAAGGCGCTGCCGCGCATCGAGAAGGAGGCGCGGATCAAGAAGGAGTCGCAGCCCAAGGCCGCCGCCTTCAAGGAGGCGAAGGACGCCCTCGAGTCCGGCAAGGGCGTCCGTACCGCGGGCCTGGATCTCGAGCCCCTCTACGAGCTGCACCTCCTCACGGCGAAGCCCTACCTGTACGTCTTCAACTGCGACCAGGACGAGCTGGTCGACGAGGACCTGAAGGCCAGGATGCGCGACCTCGTCGCGCCCAACGAGGCGATCTTCCTCGACGCGAAGTTCGAGTCCGAGCTCGTCGAGATGGATGCGGACGAGGCCCGCGACTTCCTCGCCGAGATGGGTGTCGAGGAGCCCGGCCTCGACGTGCTCGCGCGCGTCGGCTACGACACGCTGGGCCTGCAGAGCTACCTGACCGCCGGTCCCAAGGAGGCCCGCGGCTGGACGATCAGGAAGGGCGCCACCGCGCCCGAGGCCGCCGGCGTCATCCACACGGACTTCCAGAAGGGCTTCATCAAGGCAGAGGTCGTCAGCTTCGACGACCTCGTCGCCGCAGGCTCGATGGCGGCCGCCAAGTCGGCCGGCAAGGTCCGCCTCGAGGGCAAGGACTACGTCATGGCCGACGGCGACGTGGTGGAGTTCCGGTTTAACGTCTAG